Within Quercus lobata isolate SW786 chromosome 5, ValleyOak3.0 Primary Assembly, whole genome shotgun sequence, the genomic segment ccaccaccacgCAAAATACCCAAACCCATAAATCCAAACACAACAATCATAGATTTCACTAACCCACCTACAAAACGGCGATGTCATACTACCTCCATCACACAACAACTTCAGAGACTAATGTCAGGTTAGCTTGCTTGATTTTATCAACATGGGTATTTCTCTCAATAAAATCATTGGTGACTGTTGCAACCTGTTGAATAAATGAATTAAGAACTCTTGAAAGACCCACTTGAACAATTTGCACAGAAAGTTGAAGTAACCAAGTCATTGTGAGAAAATGTTGGTGGGAGGAACTAACTATGTCGACCTTAATTAGTTTGTGATTAGTTACTAGTGGGATCTACTTGTGTAAGAGGtgaatttgaatataattacTAGTGAAATATGGGTTTATGGTTTTGGGTTTCTTGGTGGGGTGGTGGGTTTGTGAGCATGAATTGGTTGTAGAGAGTGGTGGGGGGTTTGGGCTGCCGGTGACCATTGGGGTTGCCAATGGGGATTTCACAGTTGGTGTTTGGGTTTTCAATTGAggtttgggatttttttttttttatcccataCTAGGGATTTCAAATTTCTATTAGGTTGTGTTAATTGGAGTGAAGGATATTTTCGTCCttctaaaaaattgttttcatgtGTGCGAATCATTGTGAGCCatgtgtctatttttttttttttttaaataaaataatttagtttaagTCAATACCACATCAACACTCCGTTAGTCCACTTAGGACGTATGCTAACAGATATAGGTGGAAGGACAAAAAGTAGaacattttgcaaaatttaggaacgaaaaacaaacttttgtgaAAGGTTAGGGacgaaaatgatattttatccTATATTTTGAAGGTTATCTTTGGACATGATTAtgatataataaacaaaatcaactattttgataccactttttgCCAAAATTGTCAATAATGGGCTGGGTGGTCTATTAGCtaattgaaatgaaatatttccatattataatatatattctgACCTACCATTTTATGGTAACAGTTAATATTAAGAATAATGgtaataaaattacttttttatttattaataacagCAAGTAATAACTtgtcatttataatttgttgtaaaaatatatattttttttttgagaaactgttGTGAAAGTATTCTGAATATAACATTACgctaatatttatttaatatgcCTAACTTATGATCCAGactctcataatttttttttcatatatcaaaatataatttttaaatcgAATAATACACATTCTTAATCATATTGCCAAGAATTATCAAGAGTCTTATAGATCAAATACTTCCACATACACTAAATGTTGTTTAGGGGTTTATGGATGGGAGGGAGTTCGAGCTACAGGATTAGGAACATATTTatccatatattttttaacaatctaataaaaaaatcaccaagAATTTTGTAATTCAACTAGCAGTATTATTCTAACATCGACGTACAAGGGTTCACATCCTCCTCaccaattattaaaaaatatcatcatttcaTAACAATGagatttataatatattatataactcATTACATAATAAGGAACCCATTAATTCAAGATAAGTCATAGAACTTAACTTTATAGgatcaaatttcaaatataaatcaataaaaaaatgaattaaaatccATAGCTCAAATTTctcacaaaaataatatcaaatcaaacagttaaattcaaattccatATTgtaagaagttttttttttttttttttaaataaaaataaaaagaaacacccaagaaaaaaaaggtcattATTTTGTTCACTTACCTGCCCAAAGCATCATATCAGCTGGAGTTTAGTTGAATCTTGAACGGATTGAAACAAGTTGAACAAATTAGGATTAATCAGAATTGAAGTTAAGGTGGAATAAAATGATGATTCATAGCAGTTAATTAACTAGAATGCAATTTgcaataaaaattgttataaataCAATTTAAGACGTCAATGGATTATTTATACTAGACAAAAAGTGTAATCCATCAAATTTTCTAACATATGCTAAGATTAGTTATCTAAACTTAATTAATATGTAATGTAAGTATCAAGAAAGTATAAACAGATATAAAAATAtacctttctcaaaaaaaaaaaaaaaagatataaaaatatacttttttattattgttgttgtttacaTTGGAACATGCTCGGAATTACTATTTTTCATCTAATATAAACCTTATGTACggtgattaattttttaagaatatagaTATTTTCCTTTGgtcaaaagaatttttatttaatatgaaTCCAAATCatttaaagaactaaaagatCATCAAGTATAATATGAAGTTCTGACTTATGACATAGAAGTTCAGAACTAAAATTTCAGTCTAAGTCATTTTAAGGAACTAAAATTCATCAAGTATTAAATTTAAAGCTAAGAATCTTGTAGTTCCATTGGTTGATACTTCATAGTGTTTTTAATTGAGATATTTAGGATTTATATATCCTTCCCtcatcataattatcaaattattaaaatttaaaaaaaaaaaaagaaaaaaaaaagaggttttaagCGGAAGTCTTAACAGCTTtccttttaataatatttaattttcatttaaaagcTAAATGATTTGATAGTGAGtcaccatttaaaattttagtctacAATTCTTTTCCCTGCATTTGTACCACTATTGAAGCTTTAATCAGGGTAATTATCATTTCTATgtgaccccaaaaaaaagagccaGAGACAAACTGGGGTTTAAAAGAAGATTAGAACTTTggattcatttttttgttttttttttacttcttctaaAAATAACATGTGGTTATAGCAATTACATAAACCAATCAATTAAAATAGGTGGTAAATGTAAATGTGCAATACTATggacataaaataatttttaattacttttttcatAGCTTATTAAATTGTCAATGTTCTGATTACAGCAATATGAATTCAATTAGTGACACATATTTATTATATGTCAATAACAATATATCACATTAATAATtatgaatgaaatattttgtgtCACTAAATTCATTGTTCAAGTACCATAATTGTCTCTACAAATGTCAACCTTAAAGAACTTTTTTGAAGTCACAATCTggagatgcttttttttttttttttttttaatctttgaatCCCATATTGCTGGGGAGTTTGGCTCcatataaaatttaagttgcttaaGTAAGACTGATATGATATAGATGCATATAAATTTGCCTCTAAATGCTTTTATTTCTGATTGCAAGATTAGCTAGAGTATGACAAGTTTCAGTCCAATATATATACGGAGAAGCTAACAAATGTGTTGatagattagttttttttgtcaactttaactagactttaaaaaatatattattattattattattattattattattattattattattttctgtaTTTATGATAAGTTCGAGGTTTGCAAACCCCTGGACTAGTTTAATTTGCATTTTGAACTGCTATCATTTATATACAATTAATTACGTTTAAGTAGGAAAGTCATACTACATGTTGCCCctcccaactttttttttttcctaaaaaaaaggaagattaTATGTATGGGAATTAAAGATCTAAACTCAAGTTGAATTGCATCTTGCACGTGTAAGCAGCAACATTATCAcagattttcttctttgtacGGTCGAAACTTGAAACCCATTATCTTGCACTTAAGCAAATGATTGAGATAATTAGACATGGTCAGAATTTGTAGAATCAACTGCACAAATTTGTACCAGAGAAAATCTCTTCCCAAGTTCCCGGGATCTAAGCCAAGGAAATCTCATTCTTGTGACTGAGCAGCTTGTTTTGAAACATTCCTATATGTATCAAAGTCCCTCACAAAAAGGGACTGACCAGTGCATGCCATGTGTTAGTAAATGCATGCAAGGAGGGTTGCAAATGGTAAAAATAGGGGACTTACAAGCAATATATAAGATTCATCGATCTCTTCAAGCTAATAATTCAAACTTAATTCATTTGAAACTTGGTTCATTCATTCATATATCAAAAGGAATAAATACAATGGCAAGCCGTCAGGATATTGGAAACAAGGCAGGCGAAATCACAGGTCAAGCTCAGGTGATAACCATACTGACTTCCTTATTATGCAAGCTTGATAAACTTAATTAGTCTAttatcttctctcttttttaatgtCAATATCACTCCCCTTAATATTGTACAGGTAAAGAAGGATGAGCTTCTGGACCGGGCATCTGATGCAGCTCACTTAGCCCAAAACTCTTCCCCTAACCTCACAGGACAAGCCACCAACTTCCTTCAACAGGCAAGTAATACTAGCTTGCTTCAAGTCTTACTATGGAAGTGAAAATTTGGCTAATGATGGaagtaattttcattttttatggcAAAAGAGATATTAACATGCATGTCATTTTATAAAGGTTTTGATTGTCTTACATCCAATGTATATATAGTATCCATATTCTGATTGAAatacttttttcccctttgggCAGGTAGGTTAAGGGCGTTgcataaaaaatgttacacctcTCTAGTACTATATGAATATTAAGTGAACACATCGAGttataaaaatcaaatagtTTATAATATCACTTATTTTCAATTGTTATGTGATTTTGGTTTTAGACGGGTGAGCAAGTAAAGAACATGGCGCAAGGGGCCGCAGTGGCAGTGAAGAACACACTGGGATTGAACACAGACAGCCCCAACAGCACCAACAATAGAAGCAACACCGACAATCCAAGCAACCCAAATACCGCGAGCACCATCAACAATCCAAGCTACCCAAATACCACGAGCAACATCAACAATCCGAGCAACCCAAGTACAAGGatttgaaagtgttttttgaTCATTAATTGACTATGGTTAATATGATCGAACGCCTTTATGACATGCGCCTAATATGGGAATTTGCTATTCCATAATTTGTGGTGCTTATCTTTTggttaatttcttgaatttgtaataatatttatgatttaattCATAAAAGgatcaataataaaattgtattcCTTTGATCTGTCACTATTCAGTGAGATTGTTCAACAATTGTTGTATGGGTTCATAGACTACTTTCCGAATAAGAGGATGTATTCCCACCTCATTTATCTCGAAATAAAAAGTTCGAAATGGCTGTTCAAATTTTATCTAGAGCGTTGAGTtagaaaagaataagaaaatgattttcttttggaatttctGATAAGTGATAACTCGCAAGGAGTCAGTACGTACCTCGGTCTTCTCTTGTTGAGTAGCATCTTTCAGAAGACTATTTTTAGGATGGGATCTAAAGAAGAGCTCATGCGTAGCATATATGCTGTGTGTgtctatgggtttgattttgggatGGGTATTGATTGTGACGGTGGTAGACTGGTAGTTGGTTTTGattgtggtggtggcagcttgtTTTAATTGTGCCGGTGGTGAATGTAGAGgatgagagagacagagaggtgAGGAAGAGAGATAAACGAGAGtgaaatgcataaaaattagATAGTGTTGGGTTTGatgtgaaaaataagaaataagatATTAGGTGAATTGTATAATGATAGTAAAGTGGATAAAGTAGTCATTTAGATAgtaaaatgacaatttttttaaacttctgGATGCTAAAGctctaacaaaataaaaattttctcttttatttatttttctaaatatgaaatttgataatgaTGGTAATTATTTATAAGCTTTTGTTATgattgagatttttattttattttataatttgatggtTACAATGGGGATGGGGAGGGAAAGGATTTAAATCCTGGATGTCCCCATTGAAAACATCAGAAGAAAACACCAGAATTGTCAATTAAGATATGAGACTTTTAGCTTGAGAATATATAGAACTATTTATTGTactattaatgaaaatatagtttGATAAGATTCTAAAGAAGGATTTAAATgtagaatataatttaaactcaattaaagctatatatatataaaataatgatgtCAAAATTGTGAGGCTTAGAAGTTTATATATaatccccccctcccccccaaacTCCTTTAATACCTTATCAAATTTTCAGATTAGTTTGCCTCTTTAATCAAGAGTCAGGAGATAAgtattacatttaaaaaaaaaaaaaaaaatcttaataatgGACTTacaatagtttttcttttctaatatttaTCAGAAGTCTCAAGACACTTTTGGTgtttaataataattgaaattcaatattTTTGAGGGAATGTCGACTAGCTGATCCATGGGTTTATGGGTCAACAAGTTGCTGCTATtgcaaagtttcaaaatttgggaaaTATACTTCATGCTGGCACCCCTAGCTCTCTAAGGCAATGTTTGGATACACGTTGCGTTTTGCTACGTTTAGTTTCCtgtgttttcccttttttttttttttttttttgcacgcgTTTTCCCATAacaagcggctactgttcatgcactgtacatgaacagtagccgcaacttttgaccagtCTTCCGTGAATAGTGCatccatgcactgttcacggacccacaaatttcattttttatcaactttttcattaaaaatggatcccacggcattattcacacattttaaaattattttgctacagtgttttcagtttcagcaaaataagttctatccaaacagaccctaaagcTCTGAATTTAAAGTAACTAAAGGAAATCCTTGTTGGCTTTTAAGATGTGCTTAAAGTTGCAtcatttttgaaagttttttgttAGTTTGAACCAAAGTCATCTATAgccaatgttttttttttgctgagagCTAACTAGTTGAAGATGTTATGAAGGTAATATAgagaaatttatttaaactagcATGATTTGGCTATTTAGTTGTCACATGGCTAAAACTATTATGGGGTTGTATAGAAATTCATCTATTTGAATAAAGTTTGCTATTTTTGtctcaattaatatttttggattaattGTGTTTTTGATCTTGCTAATTATTgttacacacacaaaattatatattgacaTACACACTCTAGTTGAATatcatgtttttgaaaacacaattccaattatatatatatatatatgtatataaaacacatttattcaatcattaaatttttatttttgataaaattttctatcattacataaaattttcacttttggATTTACCCATCACATGGCACTCTTTGGAATCACAAAGATACCACATTTAAATACATCCTAAATATATACACAACAACTATAGACCTAGGTTGTCTAAGGACTTGCCCAACTTGACCCACTTGCCCTAATTGACTAGATCCAAGTGGATTGACGACCGATCTGATGCTTGTGGTTGTTTTCGAAAGTTCCCCTCCAAAACCCAATGACGGAGAGTCGAGTGGCAGGTCTCCccatccaaaacttgattcaaCCTTATTCAACCAATGAAGGAACTCAAGTTTGCTATGTAACTTGAGTTCCATACAAAATAGCCATCAAGTTTGCCGTGTAACTTGATGGCTATTTTTTATAGAACTCGAGTTCTTGGAACTCAAGTTACACGACaaacttgagtttcaaaatagtGGTAGATCActaattattttgtaaactgTGGTAGAACACTAATAATAATTTCTATCAAAGaaggtatttggtcattttcacCCCATATTTGACAATATCTCCATTAGATTTTGTGAGATCGTGTCGAATCTTCGTCCTTTTTTGCCTCTCCCCATTGTTATCTCACTGAATCTTTGCCATTTTCAACCTATAacacatttattcaatcattaaaattttctttttgataaaatattctatcattacataaaattttcacttttggGTTTACCCATCACATGACACTCTTTAGAATCACATAGATACCACATTTAAATACATCCTAAATATATACACAACAAATATAGACCAAGGCTATCCAAGGATTCATGCAACTTGACCCACTTGCCCTAATTGACTAGATCTAAGCGAACAGACAATTGATTTGATGCTTGTGGTTGTTGTCGACAAGTTTCCCTCCAAAACCCAGCAACAGAGAGTCGAGTGGCAGGTCTCCCCATCCAAAACTCGATTCAACCCGATTCGACCAATGAAGGAAGCAAAATTTGATGAGATCTCCACCCTATTTGACAATATCTCCATTGGATTTGGTGAGATCTTGTCTAATCTTCACCCTTATTTGCCTCTCCCCACTGTTATCTCACTGAATCTTTGCCATTTTCAACCTCTCCAATGGTGATCTAATCACTCACTACCCGTGGGAGGCTTGATCAGTTCAATTCACCACTTCTTCCCAATCAATGACAAGTTGAGTTTTCCTCCACTTGATTAGATTGGGTCAAGTGTGGGTTGAGCACAAACTTGACCTAGACCAACTTATAAACACCCCTACTACATATAG encodes:
- the LOC115992998 gene encoding uncharacterized protein LOC115992998; its protein translation is MASRQDIGNKAGEITGQAQVKKDELLDRASDAAHLAQNSSPNLTGQATNFLQQTGEQVKNMAQGAAVAVKNTLGLNTDSPNSTNNRSNTDNPSNPNTASTINNPSYPNTTSNINNPSNPSTRI